From a single Vibrio tubiashii genomic region:
- a CDS encoding bifunctional diguanylate cyclase/phosphodiesterase yields MRTYSALVNNNQQLQAHLRDIPTEKYSSFLVQLLSTDPEQVACDYADQILEHIPGCHIIGHSTRHTIFDGQIVHRGSLVAISCFEHSSITSTCVPITNNPLSEAKEIVNGLALNHQTKSIISFSQHVSSLDFNLYQALGSLTDVPISGGVAANVDDRDEWVLCGNQTFQKMTVSAALHGDKLQVWRSAFSEWTPIGGPLRVTDADGTQLRSLDYEPAYAIYQTRLSEGRTLALEQMLSFPLKSSSGVVSCPRELYPDGSIEVDNAVTIGDEVRICYNHPSLTLEQVRHDVIGLAQHNPESIFIYNCESRLEFIEGVSEIQLFDEFESCCGSFCLGEFYRGDSQQSLHHSMTYVAYSEDSARPALTFNEKAEFPVSPLFHLISYTIDNLNQTQKSMELKLAEQTEKLINSYRLDKHTGLKNRVALQERLKVVNTDEHVATLKLSNFHQINEKYGYQVADELIRDLSDYFTDNLSDLHWAPFVQQLYYIGTAEWALVFSSDIATNELQQELSQFADKVEHINFEPYGLPEVDYLSVSISGGIASKRDFPTISGDELLLKSIDARRIGKARNTHFINAKDYSISELEQRDKLDLMGVVSRAILNKRIITYSQPIFAAHTREQVSQECLVRIEDDGEIIAPGRFLPIVEGTHLYTRLSRHMLTSTIAHMADKKASFSVNLSPQDMLSDKTLYLLEQSVAKMNDPYRLGIEVLESERIKDFGRMAEICGHFKQLGVRLLVDDFGSGYSNIDEIIRLEPDVIKLDGSLIKTIDKDQKQRQITGQLVKLCQVLNAKTVAEFVHNQEVCNIAESIGVDYLQGFYLAEPSRLF; encoded by the coding sequence ATGCGCACATATTCAGCGCTGGTTAACAACAATCAGCAATTACAAGCGCATCTAAGGGATATACCGACGGAGAAATACTCTTCGTTTCTTGTTCAGCTTCTGTCTACGGATCCGGAACAGGTCGCATGTGATTATGCGGACCAAATTCTAGAGCATATTCCTGGATGCCACATCATAGGTCATAGTACTCGCCATACTATTTTTGATGGTCAGATTGTCCATCGAGGTAGCTTGGTCGCCATTTCCTGCTTTGAACACTCTTCCATTACTTCTACTTGTGTCCCGATTACCAATAATCCGCTCTCTGAAGCGAAAGAGATCGTTAATGGCTTAGCACTAAACCACCAAACTAAGTCAATTATTAGCTTCTCACAGCATGTCAGCTCGCTCGATTTTAATCTCTACCAAGCGTTAGGTTCTCTCACTGATGTACCGATCAGTGGTGGCGTTGCAGCCAATGTTGATGACAGAGATGAGTGGGTGTTATGTGGCAACCAAACATTTCAGAAAATGACGGTGTCAGCTGCGCTGCATGGGGACAAGTTACAGGTTTGGCGTAGCGCTTTCTCTGAGTGGACGCCGATAGGTGGACCGCTTCGGGTCACTGATGCAGATGGCACTCAATTGCGTTCGTTAGATTATGAGCCAGCTTATGCCATTTATCAGACTCGTTTATCAGAGGGACGGACTCTGGCTTTAGAGCAGATGCTGAGTTTCCCTCTTAAAAGTAGCTCTGGCGTGGTCAGCTGCCCTAGAGAGCTCTATCCCGATGGCAGTATTGAAGTCGATAATGCGGTGACTATTGGTGATGAAGTGCGTATTTGCTATAACCACCCGTCGTTGACCTTAGAGCAAGTTAGGCATGATGTGATTGGTTTAGCCCAGCATAACCCAGAGTCTATATTCATCTATAACTGCGAGTCGCGTTTGGAATTTATTGAAGGTGTCAGTGAAATCCAACTGTTCGATGAATTTGAAAGTTGTTGTGGCTCTTTCTGTTTGGGCGAGTTTTACCGAGGTGACTCTCAGCAATCGCTTCATCACAGCATGACTTATGTTGCTTACAGTGAGGACTCTGCTCGTCCGGCGCTGACTTTTAACGAAAAAGCCGAGTTTCCGGTCTCTCCTTTGTTTCATCTAATTAGCTATACGATTGATAACCTGAATCAAACGCAGAAGAGTATGGAGCTAAAACTTGCTGAGCAAACTGAGAAGCTGATCAATAGTTACCGTCTGGATAAGCATACCGGGCTAAAAAATCGCGTTGCTTTGCAAGAAAGGCTTAAAGTCGTCAATACGGATGAGCATGTGGCGACATTGAAACTGTCTAATTTTCATCAGATTAATGAAAAGTATGGTTATCAAGTTGCGGATGAGCTTATCCGCGACTTAAGTGATTACTTTACGGATAACCTCTCCGATCTGCATTGGGCCCCATTTGTTCAGCAGCTCTACTATATTGGCACAGCAGAGTGGGCTTTGGTGTTTTCATCGGATATCGCCACCAATGAGCTCCAACAAGAGCTATCTCAGTTTGCTGATAAGGTAGAACATATTAACTTTGAGCCTTATGGATTACCTGAGGTCGATTATCTGTCGGTGTCTATTTCTGGTGGCATCGCCAGTAAGCGCGATTTCCCCACGATCTCTGGTGATGAACTTTTACTGAAGTCGATCGATGCACGTCGGATTGGTAAAGCGCGTAATACCCACTTTATTAACGCCAAAGATTATTCTATCAGTGAGTTAGAGCAAAGGGACAAGCTCGATTTGATGGGGGTAGTCAGCCGCGCCATCCTTAATAAGCGGATTATTACCTATAGCCAACCGATTTTTGCCGCACATACCCGCGAGCAGGTTTCCCAAGAGTGCTTAGTTCGTATTGAAGATGATGGGGAGATTATTGCACCAGGGCGTTTCTTACCCATCGTAGAGGGCACGCATCTCTATACTCGTTTAAGTCGTCATATGCTGACATCAACCATAGCGCATATGGCAGACAAGAAAGCGTCATTCTCAGTCAATTTATCTCCACAGGATATGCTCAGTGACAAGACACTTTACCTCCTTGAGCAGTCGGTTGCGAAGATGAATGACCCATATCGCTTAGGCATTGAGGTGTTGGAGTCTGAACGGATTAAGGATTTTGGCCGTATGGCTGAGATTTGTGGTCACTTTAAGCAGCTTGGCGTTCGTTTGCTGGTGGATGATTTTGGCTCTGGTTACTCCAATATTGATGAAATTATTCGCTTAGAACCGGATGTAATCAAGCTTGATGGGAGCTTAATTAAGACTATCGATAAGGATCAGAAACAGCGTCAGATTACCGGTCAGTTGGTCAAGTTATGCCAAGTGCTTAATGCAAAAACTGTCGCCGAGTTTGTTCACAATCAAGAGGTGTGCAACATCGCGGAAAGTATCGGTGTCGACTATCTGCAAGGATTTTACCTCGCAGAGCCTAGTCGCTTGTTTTAG